From Enterococcus mediterraneensis, the proteins below share one genomic window:
- the tsaB gene encoding tRNA (adenosine(37)-N6)-threonylcarbamoyltransferase complex dimerization subunit type 1 TsaB, with translation MKILAIDTSNQSLAVGLMEDDQVVGQLQTAVNKNHSVTLMPAIAELMKMVRWTPQDITRIVVAQGPGSYTGLRIGVTTGKTLADTLSAELVGVSSLAVIAANCRNEDGWIVPLFDARRGNVYAGAYQWQDGKLVNVLPDQHISLEQLLTKLTEQKVFFVGTDVVKFAEKIRENLPNAVLNKIPEWNHPSGIVLAELGAAAQPVPIDSFLPDYLKRVEAEEKWLTSHDPGDEQYVEKI, from the coding sequence ATGAAAATATTAGCTATCGATACATCCAATCAATCGTTGGCGGTTGGTTTAATGGAAGATGATCAAGTCGTTGGACAGCTCCAAACGGCTGTAAATAAAAATCATAGCGTGACGTTGATGCCCGCGATCGCCGAATTAATGAAAATGGTTCGATGGACACCGCAAGATATTACGAGAATCGTAGTGGCGCAAGGACCGGGTTCATATACCGGGCTGCGTATCGGTGTTACTACCGGGAAAACATTAGCGGATACATTGTCTGCGGAATTAGTAGGAGTTTCCAGTTTGGCGGTGATTGCTGCCAATTGTCGCAATGAAGATGGCTGGATCGTTCCGCTTTTTGATGCTCGGCGCGGGAATGTATATGCCGGAGCATACCAGTGGCAGGATGGAAAATTAGTCAACGTTCTACCGGATCAGCACATTTCCTTGGAACAGCTGCTGACCAAACTTACTGAGCAAAAAGTTTTTTTTGTAGGCACAGATGTAGTAAAATTTGCAGAAAAAATCCGCGAGAATTTGCCAAATGCTGTCCTTAATAAAATACCAGAATGGAATCATCCGTCTGGGATCGTTCTTGCAGAACTAGGGGCGGCGGCACAGCCGGTACCTATCGACAGCTTTTTGCCGGATTACTTGAAACGGGTAGAAGCGGAAGAAAAATGGTTGACCTCGCATGATCCAGGGGATGAGCAGTATGTTGAAAAAATTTAA
- the rimI gene encoding ribosomal protein S18-alanine N-acetyltransferase, with the protein MNEPNVILYEKKDNQQTASELFLLADEAYPQGSPWTEEQFMNDLSAEHSRYLLLQIEQQIAGFIGYQQVLDEVEISNFAVASSQQKNGYGGKILKGLFQQVSETAAVIFLEVRVSNHSAQNLYLANGFEVIGRRKNYYSAPTEDALIMRKKVR; encoded by the coding sequence ATGAATGAACCAAACGTAATACTTTATGAGAAAAAAGATAATCAGCAAACGGCCTCTGAGCTTTTTTTGTTGGCTGATGAGGCATATCCTCAAGGGTCGCCTTGGACAGAAGAACAGTTTATGAACGACCTTTCAGCAGAGCACAGCCGTTACCTGTTGTTGCAAATAGAGCAGCAGATCGCAGGTTTTATTGGTTATCAGCAAGTCCTTGATGAGGTAGAGATCTCAAATTTTGCAGTGGCATCTTCTCAGCAGAAAAACGGCTATGGTGGGAAGATATTAAAAGGGTTGTTTCAACAAGTCAGTGAAACGGCCGCTGTGATTTTTTTAGAAGTGCGGGTTTCCAATCATTCCGCACAAAATCTTTATCTGGCAAACGGCTTCGAAGTGATCGGTCGGCGGAAGAATTATTATTCTGCACCGACGGAAGATGCATTGATCATGCGTAAGAAAGTGAGGTAA
- a CDS encoding galactokinase: MTNISEIFKTQFGSEAEGEFFAPGRINLIGEHTDYNGGFVFPAAITIGTYGAARKREDDLIRLYSENFPEKGIIEFSLNDLSYQKEHDWTNYPKGMIRYLKEEHPINSGMEIAFYGTIPNGAGLSSSASIELLTGVILEDLFGLKVERLDLVKTGKRVENEFIGVNSGIMDQFAIGMGQKDHALLLDTNTLKYEVVPAEFGEYVVAIMNTNKRRELADSKYNERRAECEEALRRLQTKLDIHALGELDEETFFANTDLIGDDVLIKRAKHAVTENQRTLKAKAALDKGDLVTFGKLLNASHESLQKDYEVTGIELDTLVFAAQAQPGVLGARMTGAGFGGCAIALVKESNWEAFVNAVKKEYNDKIGYATDIYKASIEDGAKKLG, from the coding sequence ATGACAAACATCAGCGAAATTTTTAAAACACAATTCGGTTCAGAAGCAGAAGGTGAGTTTTTTGCGCCAGGTCGGATCAATCTGATCGGTGAACACACTGACTATAACGGCGGCTTTGTTTTTCCAGCAGCCATCACCATTGGTACTTACGGCGCAGCGCGTAAAAGAGAAGATGACTTGATACGCTTGTATTCCGAGAATTTTCCCGAAAAAGGGATCATTGAATTTTCGCTAAATGATCTAAGCTATCAAAAAGAACATGATTGGACCAACTATCCTAAAGGAATGATCCGCTATTTAAAAGAAGAACATCCTATCAATTCCGGGATGGAGATTGCTTTTTACGGCACGATCCCAAATGGCGCCGGCTTATCTTCTTCTGCATCCATTGAATTGTTGACAGGAGTCATTCTGGAAGATCTATTTGGTTTAAAAGTTGAGCGTCTTGATTTAGTGAAAACCGGCAAACGAGTAGAAAACGAATTTATCGGTGTCAATTCTGGTATCATGGATCAATTTGCTATCGGTATGGGACAAAAAGATCATGCCTTATTGTTGGATACCAATACATTGAAATATGAAGTGGTACCGGCGGAATTCGGCGAATATGTCGTTGCCATCATGAATACCAACAAACGCCGGGAATTGGCAGATTCCAAATACAATGAACGTCGTGCCGAGTGTGAAGAAGCATTGCGGCGTCTGCAAACAAAATTAGACATCCACGCATTGGGTGAACTGGATGAAGAGACCTTTTTCGCCAATACGGATCTGATCGGTGATGATGTCTTGATCAAACGGGCAAAACATGCGGTCACAGAAAATCAGCGAACATTAAAAGCCAAAGCGGCATTGGATAAAGGTGATCTGGTGACTTTTGGGAAATTATTGAATGCTTCTCATGAGTCATTGCAAAAAGATTATGAAGTAACCGGTATCGAATTGGATACATTGGTATTTGCAGCACAAGCTCAACCAGGTGTGTTAGGCGCGCGGATGACTGGTGCGGGATTTGGCGGCTGTGCTATCGCGTTAGTCAAAGAAAGCAACTGGGAAGCCTTTGTCAACGCAGTGAAAAAGGAATATAATGATAAAATCGGTTATGCTACGGATATTTATAAAGCAAGCATTGAAGATGGAGCAAAAAAACTCGGCTAG
- a CDS encoding helix-turn-helix domain-containing protein, translating to MNYLSKYNQLKIEIIEQLDQINQEISYNVLCSRLSKNMSVSSLYTLCKELESDIAHVYPHHNVYLKVTPSTIQLIRYSSTLLYLYHAIFSSDLSYKIIESLFYKRYFTTEDFCFKQGVSLSTLRRKVKDLNEFLYSYQLHITVSSRVSLKPLTKKKNGEFNIRFYLFSFLYTVHRQVQNIQWIRDNDKLQDLQKRIFMELGIEFTEGTTDAILLWLYVIQVSALNNHSLHFSEDEYLLIDQLGFSKKPDYLITWTNEDWYFFNIVLCSFDLTGLVINKELMIPSEAEEIVQDIHTIWLESFEKEFHFLSAVQSKTAYRYLRKRYILQLFFPINEVTIQQFNFFNKAVFHATYPLYYRKFQNMWQHFENLLSKTKLKLSYFETEALLLSIYLVPPTFSLPDFKIYILSDLGCFYEVYVREQISNSLKSIVNLNYVDNSVEADLTVSLIPPPVSLGISDDALFLLKMPISERDLLALFSLTKNLVNTRYALDGLDETSILEKISDS from the coding sequence ATGAATTATCTGAGTAAGTACAATCAACTAAAAATCGAAATAATTGAACAATTAGATCAAATCAATCAAGAAATTTCATATAATGTTTTATGTTCAAGGCTCTCCAAAAATATGTCGGTCTCATCACTGTACACACTTTGCAAAGAATTGGAGTCTGATATAGCGCATGTTTATCCTCATCATAATGTGTATTTAAAAGTCACTCCGTCTACGATTCAATTAATACGATATTCTTCTACGTTGCTATATTTATATCATGCAATTTTTTCGTCTGATTTATCCTATAAAATTATCGAATCACTTTTTTATAAACGCTATTTTACGACCGAGGATTTTTGTTTCAAACAAGGAGTTAGCCTCTCCACATTAAGAAGAAAAGTCAAAGATCTAAATGAATTCTTGTACTCTTATCAACTACACATTACTGTTTCAAGCCGAGTATCTCTAAAACCACTTACCAAAAAAAAGAATGGAGAATTCAATATTCGCTTTTATCTCTTCTCTTTTCTATATACTGTGCACCGACAGGTTCAAAACATCCAATGGATTAGAGATAATGATAAATTACAAGATTTACAAAAAAGGATTTTTATGGAACTTGGAATTGAATTTACCGAAGGGACAACTGATGCGATCCTTTTATGGTTATACGTAATTCAAGTCTCTGCATTAAATAATCATAGTCTTCATTTTTCAGAAGATGAATATTTGCTTATTGATCAATTAGGTTTTTCAAAAAAACCTGATTATTTGATAACATGGACCAATGAAGATTGGTATTTTTTTAATATCGTACTCTGTTCTTTTGACCTCACTGGTCTTGTCATTAACAAAGAATTAATGATACCTTCTGAAGCAGAAGAAATAGTCCAAGATATCCATACAATCTGGTTAGAATCATTTGAAAAAGAATTTCATTTCCTATCAGCAGTTCAATCAAAAACCGCCTATCGTTATTTGAGAAAAAGATACATTCTACAATTGTTTTTTCCAATTAATGAAGTAACCATACAACAATTCAATTTTTTTAATAAAGCTGTTTTTCATGCAACGTATCCTTTATATTATAGAAAGTTTCAAAATATGTGGCAACATTTTGAAAATCTTTTATCTAAAACTAAACTCAAACTTTCTTACTTTGAAACTGAAGCTCTTTTGTTGAGTATTTATCTTGTACCACCAACTTTTTCTTTGCCGGATTTTAAAATCTACATTTTATCTGATTTAGGTTGCTTCTATGAAGTCTATGTGCGAGAACAAATATCTAATTCATTAAAAAGTATCGTAAATCTCAATTATGTAGATAATAGTGTAGAAGCAGACTTAACAGTCAGCTTGATTCCTCCACCTGTTTCCCTAGGGATCTCAGATGATGCACTATTCTTACTTAAAATGCCAATTAGCGAACGGGATCTATTGGCTTTATTTTCCCTTACTAAAAATTTAGTGAACACTCGCTATGCGCTTGATGGACTTGATGAAACATCAATTTTAGAAAAAATCTCTGATTCATAA
- the rimI gene encoding ribosomal protein S18-alanine N-acetyltransferase — protein MLKKFKTFLQCLPFRQEETYPMQIQKIGENDYLIRKMAREDVKELIDVQRMVYDGKIPWTRSAFLSELLSALPHLYLCVEHSERLVGFIGCRLSDGDGHITNIAILPAYQGKGLGTFLLKEIEAYAIKNQCTSLSLEVRLGNREAQRLYRKVGFVSRAVKNGYYDETNEDALDMVKYINE, from the coding sequence ATGTTGAAAAAATTTAAAACATTTCTTCAGTGTCTGCCTTTCAGGCAAGAAGAAACCTATCCTATGCAGATTCAAAAAATCGGCGAAAATGACTATTTGATCAGAAAAATGGCGCGAGAAGACGTTAAGGAACTGATAGATGTCCAGCGTATGGTTTATGATGGGAAAATCCCATGGACCAGATCAGCGTTTCTTTCAGAATTGTTGTCTGCACTGCCGCATCTATATCTTTGTGTAGAACATTCAGAAAGATTAGTGGGGTTTATCGGCTGCCGTCTTTCAGATGGTGACGGACACATCACGAATATCGCGATCTTGCCAGCGTACCAAGGAAAAGGCTTAGGTACTTTTTTATTGAAAGAGATCGAAGCCTATGCCATCAAAAATCAGTGCACAAGTTTGTCCTTGGAAGTAAGATTGGGCAATCGTGAAGCGCAGCGGCTTTATCGTAAAGTCGGCTTTGTTTCCCGCGCGGTCAAAAACGGCTATTATGATGAAACAAATGAAGACGCCTTGGATATGGTGAAATATATAAATGAATGA
- a CDS encoding LPXTG cell wall anchor domain-containing protein: protein MRKNQLGTLSASEEIKRYKMWKKKKNWVYGATTLLVALGIASGVQTTTVSAAEAGTAGQPSTEVLEQQRTAAKAAEQAENMGKATQPNEELLAADQTAAKAAEQAENMGKATQPSEELLAADQTAAKAAEQAENMGKATQPSEELLAADQAAAKESEAAAKAEDAKTYDEFKQEETERLTKNLDAKQGYQDGYHYGETNATLPKTYEGKSDAYVKSFADGYNSGAQIYGQKLEYAKQAAEAEAQQGYQDGYRYGETNATLPKTHEGKTNNYIEAFAKGYNVGVKIYEQKLAYAKAAAAKEANEAFNDGQRYGETGAVLPDLAGKNDNYVEAFADGYNAGSAIRAQKAAAEEEKALAKFQAENMGQATQPSEEQLADLKAEYQETHLGGQATQPSPEQLAAAQTASKAAAHMGQATQPSEEQLAVLKEEYFKLNPVTTTKNGEGVFVTSEDFYDNTDNDPTNNLEITGAKNGEGVFVTAKDFYDNTDDDPTNNLVVTGAKNGEGVFVTAKDFYDNTDEDKTNDRVFDVVETGTTSKKPAVVTIAAKTPTAKKGNKVIAATATKATLPKTGEAENSGMVALGAVILATTTVGVIAMKSRKEVL, encoded by the coding sequence ATGAGAAAGAATCAATTGGGTACTCTTTCGGCATCGGAAGAAATCAAACGTTATAAAATGTGGAAGAAAAAAAAGAATTGGGTTTATGGAGCAACAACTCTATTAGTTGCTTTAGGTATTGCCAGTGGTGTGCAAACAACAACTGTAAGTGCCGCTGAAGCTGGCACAGCCGGACAACCAAGTACAGAGGTACTAGAACAACAACGTACCGCTGCTAAAGCTGCAGAACAAGCAGAAAATATGGGGAAAGCAACCCAACCAAATGAAGAACTACTAGCTGCTGATCAGACTGCTGCCAAAGCTGCAGAACAAGCAGAAAATATGGGGAAAGCAACCCAACCAAGTGAAGAATTACTAGCTGCTGATCAGACTGCTGCCAAAGCTGCAGAACAAGCAGAAAATATGGGGAAAGCAACCCAACCAAGTGAAGAATTACTAGCTGCTGATCAAGCGGCTGCTAAAGAATCTGAAGCTGCAGCAAAAGCCGAAGATGCAAAAACGTACGATGAATTCAAACAAGAAGAAACTGAACGATTAACAAAAAATCTTGATGCGAAACAAGGCTATCAAGATGGTTATCACTATGGTGAGACCAATGCAACATTACCAAAAACATATGAAGGAAAAAGTGATGCGTATGTAAAATCTTTTGCAGATGGATATAATTCAGGAGCACAAATTTATGGACAAAAGTTAGAGTATGCGAAGCAAGCTGCAGAAGCAGAAGCACAACAAGGCTATCAAGATGGATATCGTTATGGAGAAACTAATGCAACTCTACCTAAGACCCATGAAGGAAAAACAAATAACTATATAGAAGCATTTGCAAAAGGATATAATGTAGGTGTAAAAATCTATGAACAAAAATTAGCGTATGCAAAAGCAGCAGCTGCTAAAGAAGCGAACGAAGCATTTAATGATGGTCAACGTTATGGTGAAACTGGGGCAGTTCTTCCAGATTTAGCTGGCAAGAATGACAATTATGTTGAAGCATTTGCAGATGGATACAATGCAGGTTCAGCTATTCGTGCACAAAAAGCAGCTGCTGAAGAAGAAAAGGCATTGGCTAAGTTCCAAGCAGAAAACATGGGGCAAGCCACCCAACCAAGTGAAGAACAATTAGCTGATTTGAAAGCAGAATATCAAGAAACACACTTAGGTGGTCAAGCAACACAACCTTCACCAGAACAACTTGCAGCAGCGCAAACAGCTTCTAAAGCAGCAGCACACATGGGCCAAGCCACACAACCAAGCGAAGAACAATTAGCTGTTCTTAAAGAAGAATATTTTAAATTAAATCCTGTAACTACTACTAAAAATGGCGAAGGTGTATTTGTAACATCTGAAGACTTTTATGACAATACAGATAATGATCCAACGAATAATCTTGAAATTACCGGTGCTAAAAATGGTGAGGGTGTATTTGTAACTGCTAAAGATTTTTATGATAATACAGATGATGATCCAACGAATAATCTTGTAGTCACCGGCGCTAAAAATGGTGAGGGTGTGTTTGTAACTGCCAAAGATTTTTATGATAATACAGATGAAGATAAAACGAATGATCGTGTATTTGATGTAGTTGAAACTGGAACAACTTCTAAAAAACCCGCTGTTGTTACGATTGCTGCAAAAACACCAACAGCTAAAAAAGGTAACAAGGTAATTGCTGCTACAGCTACAAAAGCAACATTGCCTAAGACGGGTGAAGCTGAAAATTCCGGAATGGTTGCCTTAGGTGCCGTGATCCTTGCAACAACAACTGTTGGTGTTATTGCAATGAAATCACGCAAAGAAGTATTGTAA
- the galE gene encoding UDP-glucose 4-epimerase GalE — translation MAILVLGGAGYIGSHAVDQLINKGYDVVVVDNLLTGHKQAIHKEARFYEGDVRDKQFLQQVFEKENIEGVIHFAASSLVGESVEKPLMYFNNNVYGMQILLEVMHEYDVKHIVFSSTAATYGEPEETPIRETTPKNPKNPYGESKLMMEKMMKWCDNAYGMKYVALRYFNVAGAKADATIGEDHDPETHLVPIILQVALGQRKELAIFGDDYDTPDGTCIRDYVQVEDLIAAHILALEYLKAGNESNAFNLGSNHGYSVKEMLEAAREVTGKEIPAKIAPRRAGDPATLIAASDKAKEVLGWKPQYTDVKAIIQTAWDWHVSHPNGYEK, via the coding sequence ATGGCGATTTTAGTATTAGGGGGAGCGGGCTATATCGGCTCTCATGCTGTCGACCAATTGATCAATAAAGGGTATGACGTTGTCGTTGTTGACAATTTACTGACTGGACATAAACAAGCGATCCACAAAGAAGCTCGTTTTTACGAAGGAGATGTGCGGGACAAACAATTCTTGCAACAAGTGTTTGAAAAAGAAAACATCGAAGGAGTCATCCATTTTGCCGCCAGCTCATTAGTCGGCGAATCGGTTGAAAAACCATTGATGTATTTCAATAATAATGTTTATGGTATGCAAATCTTGTTGGAAGTGATGCATGAATATGACGTGAAACATATCGTCTTTTCTTCTACGGCGGCAACTTACGGTGAGCCGGAAGAAACACCGATTCGTGAAACCACACCAAAAAATCCTAAAAATCCATACGGCGAAAGCAAATTGATGATGGAAAAAATGATGAAATGGTGCGACAACGCCTACGGTATGAAATATGTCGCTTTGCGTTATTTCAATGTTGCCGGGGCTAAAGCCGACGCGACGATCGGTGAGGACCATGATCCGGAAACTCATTTAGTGCCGATCATTTTGCAAGTGGCATTGGGACAACGAAAAGAATTAGCAATCTTCGGTGATGATTATGATACGCCAGATGGTACTTGTATCCGAGATTACGTGCAAGTAGAAGATTTGATCGCGGCACATATTTTAGCATTGGAATATTTGAAAGCAGGAAACGAAAGTAATGCCTTCAACCTTGGCAGCAATCATGGCTATTCTGTAAAAGAAATGCTGGAAGCGGCTCGGGAAGTCACTGGCAAAGAGATTCCGGCAAAAATCGCACCTCGTCGTGCAGGAGACCCAGCAACGTTGATCGCCGCCAGCGATAAAGCAAAAGAAGTTTTAGGCTGGAAGCCTCAATATACCGATGTGAAAGCCATCATTCAAACAGCGTGGGATTGGCATGTTAGCCATCCTAATGGGTATGAAAAATAG
- the galT gene encoding UDP-glucose--hexose-1-phosphate uridylyltransferase → MSISQTIFDFTTLAIQAGGWMDMDRIYLQNRLLALIGEDALGETVVQMPQHSSLELLDLLLEKAIENQVIEDTVAEKEILTGQLMDLLTPPPSVVNALFAQHYAKEPQEATDYFFELCKNNDYIKTRAIAKNIIFPVETEYGELEITINLSKPEKDPKQIAAERNQAPATVAYPKCMLCMENEGYQGRINYPARTNHRIIRMNLDGESWGFQYSPYAYYNEHCIILSEEHRPMKISKETFKRLLRIIEVLPHYFVGSNADLPIVGGSILSHDHYQGGRHVFAMEKAPIEKEFSLDGFADVSAGIVKWPMSVIRLQSKNTSELVEAADFIYKQWQGYSDPSVQVSAYSEDGTPHHTVTPIARRRGDLFEMDLVLRDNNVSEEHPDGIFHPHKDVQHIKKENIGLIEVMGLAVLPPRLATELVEVEKYLLDEENQIADYHVEWADTLKSTHTFTKENAEEILYDEVGLVFARVLEDAGVFKRNEEGQAAFQRFLDKL, encoded by the coding sequence ATGTCGATCAGTCAAACGATTTTTGACTTTACTACGTTAGCGATCCAAGCTGGCGGTTGGATGGATATGGACCGTATCTATCTTCAAAACAGACTGCTGGCCTTGATCGGAGAAGATGCACTGGGTGAGACTGTTGTGCAGATGCCTCAGCACTCTTCATTGGAATTATTGGATCTCTTATTGGAGAAAGCTATCGAAAATCAAGTGATTGAAGATACGGTAGCGGAAAAAGAGATCCTGACTGGACAGTTGATGGATCTTTTGACACCGCCGCCTTCTGTGGTCAATGCGTTGTTTGCGCAACATTATGCAAAGGAACCACAAGAAGCTACGGATTACTTTTTTGAATTATGTAAAAATAATGACTATATCAAAACACGAGCGATCGCTAAAAACATCATTTTTCCGGTAGAAACAGAATATGGCGAATTGGAGATCACTATCAATCTTTCCAAACCGGAAAAAGATCCCAAACAGATCGCCGCTGAACGCAATCAAGCGCCTGCTACAGTAGCATATCCTAAATGTATGCTGTGTATGGAAAACGAAGGTTATCAAGGGCGGATCAATTACCCAGCCCGTACCAATCACCGGATCATTCGCATGAATCTCGATGGCGAAAGCTGGGGCTTCCAATACTCGCCATATGCATACTACAACGAGCATTGCATCATTCTCTCAGAGGAACATCGTCCTATGAAGATCAGCAAAGAAACTTTCAAGCGTTTGTTGCGGATCATTGAAGTGTTGCCTCATTATTTTGTCGGATCGAATGCGGATCTGCCAATCGTGGGAGGATCGATCCTTTCACATGATCACTATCAAGGCGGCCGTCATGTATTCGCGATGGAAAAAGCACCTATCGAAAAGGAATTCTCCTTAGATGGCTTTGCTGATGTGTCGGCTGGTATCGTCAAATGGCCGATGTCAGTGATTCGTCTCCAATCGAAAAATACTAGTGAATTAGTAGAAGCGGCTGATTTTATCTATAAACAATGGCAAGGTTATTCTGATCCTTCTGTACAAGTGTCAGCTTATTCAGAAGACGGCACGCCGCATCATACTGTAACACCGATCGCTCGCCGCAGAGGGGATCTGTTCGAGATGGATCTGGTATTGCGGGACAATAATGTATCAGAAGAACATCCAGACGGTATCTTCCATCCGCATAAAGATGTTCAGCATATCAAAAAAGAAAATATCGGATTGATCGAAGTGATGGGCTTAGCTGTTTTACCGCCTCGTCTAGCTACTGAATTAGTTGAAGTGGAAAAATATCTTTTGGACGAAGAAAATCAGATCGCTGATTACCATGTGGAATGGGCGGATACTTTAAAATCAACCCATACTTTTACAAAAGAAAATGCGGAAGAGATCCTTTACGATGAAGTTGGTCTTGTTTTCGCACGTGTTTTGGAAGACGCTGGCGTATTTAAACGAAATGAAGAAGGACAGGCCGCGTTTCAACGTTTCCTAGACAAGTTATAG
- a CDS encoding LacI family DNA-binding transcriptional regulator produces the protein MATIKDIAEKAGVSPATVSRVLNYDSELSVGQETKQKIFEAAEALNYTKYKTKQKKEDQVFRLVQWYETEEELADLYYLAIRLGIENKADELNIRLVKESLDQISETKTDGTIALGKFDEKQIKRFAQLNQPILFVDYDGMGKGYDSLTVDFQQAVDLVIDQFIAEGHDKIGILSGIEYTKESKSEIDDPRFIAFRQRMNQLKLFNENYHLSADFSVEGGYQAMKNYLETQTDHPTAFFASSDALAIGAMRAIQEKGLKVPDDFSLIGFNDVSVAKYVFPALSTISVPTEWMGELALTTLQELSKETPPVPRKITLGTKLVLRESTKN, from the coding sequence ATGGCTACCATAAAAGATATTGCAGAAAAAGCAGGTGTCTCGCCGGCGACGGTGTCCCGCGTCTTGAATTATGATAGCGAGCTTTCTGTGGGACAAGAAACAAAGCAGAAGATATTTGAAGCGGCTGAGGCACTGAACTATACGAAATACAAAACTAAGCAAAAAAAAGAGGACCAAGTTTTCCGCTTGGTCCAATGGTATGAAACAGAAGAAGAATTAGCCGATTTGTATTATTTAGCGATTCGTTTAGGGATCGAAAATAAAGCAGACGAGCTGAACATTCGTCTGGTCAAGGAATCGTTGGATCAAATTTCCGAAACAAAGACGGATGGTACCATTGCTTTAGGCAAATTTGATGAAAAACAGATCAAACGTTTTGCTCAACTGAATCAACCGATTTTATTCGTTGATTATGATGGCATGGGCAAAGGCTATGATTCTCTGACAGTTGACTTTCAACAAGCAGTAGATTTGGTGATCGATCAGTTTATTGCGGAAGGTCATGACAAGATCGGTATACTTTCAGGGATCGAATACACGAAAGAGTCCAAAAGCGAGATTGATGATCCCCGTTTCATCGCCTTTCGTCAGCGGATGAACCAGTTGAAGTTGTTCAACGAAAACTACCATCTTTCTGCGGATTTTTCCGTGGAAGGCGGGTATCAGGCAATGAAAAATTATCTTGAGACGCAAACAGATCACCCAACAGCATTTTTTGCTTCAAGTGATGCACTGGCAATCGGTGCCATGCGGGCGATCCAAGAAAAAGGTCTGAAAGTACCGGATGATTTCTCTTTGATCGGGTTTAATGATGTCAGTGTCGCTAAATATGTCTTTCCAGCATTATCCACCATCAGTGTTCCTACTGAATGGATGGGGGAACTGGCGTTGACGACCTTGCAGGAACTTTCCAAGGAGACACCGCCAGTCCCAAGAAAAATCACCTTAGGCACAAAATTAGTATTACGAGAATCGACTAAAAACTAA